One Rubripirellula amarantea DNA segment encodes these proteins:
- a CDS encoding circularly permuted type 2 ATP-grasp protein, whose protein sequence is MNQSQNQSTAGLATGSGNALGAYQTQGFFDEIVDPRGVARPEAQNLLNLISQMPAGELMRRQKAIEKSLFQMGITFTVYSDEAGTEKIMPFDVVPRIISGIVWNHIEAGLKQRIRALNMFLTDIYSKQAIVQEGILPKELIDSAATFLPQCMGLKPFNDVWCHVTGTDLVRDDTGAFYVLEDNLRCPSGASYVLQNRFLMKKNFPQLFQASSVRPVSDYPAHLYEMLCEMAPPTVENPTVVVLSPGVYNSAYYEHSFFALQMGVELVEGRDLIVKNDFVYMRTTDGLQKVDMIYRRIDDIFLDPEVFRKDSVLGVAGLMRAYRAGNVSLANAPGTGVADDKVIYAYVPDMIEYYLGEKQILPNVPTYVCLRDDDRKYVLEHMDELVIKAANESGGYGILIGPHSTKTERDAYAAKIKENPRNFVAQPTLSLSRVPTVVGESLEGRHVDLRPYVLCCRDDVWVMPGGLTRVALRKGSLVVNSSQGGGSKDTWVHADAGQAVAEL, encoded by the coding sequence ATGAACCAGTCACAAAATCAGTCCACTGCAGGTTTGGCTACCGGTTCAGGCAATGCCTTGGGCGCGTACCAAACTCAGGGATTTTTTGACGAGATCGTGGATCCGCGTGGCGTTGCTCGCCCGGAAGCTCAAAATCTGCTGAATCTGATCAGCCAAATGCCCGCCGGCGAATTGATGCGGCGGCAAAAAGCGATCGAGAAATCGCTTTTCCAAATGGGCATTACGTTCACGGTCTACAGCGACGAAGCCGGCACGGAAAAGATCATGCCGTTCGACGTCGTCCCTCGGATCATTTCCGGGATCGTCTGGAACCATATCGAAGCTGGCTTGAAGCAACGCATTCGTGCCCTGAATATGTTCTTGACGGACATCTACTCGAAACAAGCGATTGTTCAAGAAGGCATCCTGCCAAAGGAACTGATTGACTCCGCCGCGACGTTCTTGCCACAGTGCATGGGGCTAAAGCCTTTTAACGATGTTTGGTGTCATGTCACCGGCACCGACCTTGTGCGAGACGACACCGGCGCGTTCTACGTTCTAGAAGACAACCTGCGTTGCCCATCAGGCGCGTCGTATGTGTTGCAAAACCGGTTCTTGATGAAAAAGAACTTCCCGCAACTCTTCCAAGCATCCAGCGTTCGCCCGGTAAGCGATTACCCGGCTCACCTTTACGAGATGCTATGTGAGATGGCACCACCGACGGTTGAGAACCCCACCGTCGTTGTGTTGTCGCCGGGTGTTTACAACAGCGCTTACTACGAACACTCGTTCTTTGCTCTGCAGATGGGCGTCGAGTTGGTGGAGGGTCGGGATCTCATCGTCAAGAACGACTTTGTCTACATGCGTACCACCGACGGTTTGCAAAAGGTCGACATGATCTATCGGCGAATCGACGACATTTTTCTCGACCCCGAAGTGTTCCGCAAAGATTCAGTGCTAGGCGTCGCTGGACTAATGCGTGCGTATCGTGCTGGCAACGTGTCGCTAGCTAATGCCCCGGGCACCGGCGTCGCGGACGACAAAGTCATCTATGCCTATGTCCCCGACATGATTGAATACTATTTGGGCGAGAAGCAAATACTGCCCAACGTGCCAACTTACGTTTGCTTACGAGACGACGATCGCAAGTACGTCTTGGAACACATGGACGAGTTGGTAATCAAAGCGGCAAACGAATCGGGCGGTTACGGAATTTTGATCGGTCCCCATTCGACGAAAACTGAGCGGGACGCCTACGCTGCGAAGATCAAAGAAAATCCACGAAACTTTGTGGCTCAGCCGACGCTATCTCTCTCGCGAGTTCCGACCGTGGTGGGCGAATCTCTGGAAGGACGACACGTTGACTTGCGCCCATATGTGCTTTGTTGTCGGGACGACGTTTGGGTCATGCCCGGTGGGCTGACGCGCGTTGCCCTTCGTAAAGGCTCATTGGTCGTTAACTCATCGCAGGGTGGCGGCAGCAAAGACACCTGGGTTCATGCCGACGCTGGCCAGGCGGTAGCGGAACTTTAA
- a CDS encoding Calx-beta domain-containing protein gives MFARQPVSMGKPHRNSTAVGTRNRLRSKFRSLLGERLEDRRVLASYVVDTAEDVVADDGMISLREALQASNTNAVVNADTIAGEAGPDIVDTITFASGLSQITLSSQLTISDAVAISLGDATDVTISGNFASRIFSIDIGTIFTIPNEVSIDGLTLIEGVADIGGAILVNRLQELTLNDVTIQTSEATGNESTEGGGALFNDGGIVTITNSTFEDNVASGTSGSGGAIFNAEIGTLSVTDSIIRNNVANRAGGRIEDNSGSGFGTTLDGVTLSGNMAGPAGFAAPGNGGGLHVTGTADVEVIGSTIDANFAASEGGGLWNDSGTMTISTDSVITNNIAAGMGADQGGGGVFNAGGIIDIFDTMVTNNVAAGAAAFSLSGDQENPAVITDAFGDALLIYDAEAQTLRVDIYVEGIELTDDTALPELSGAHIHIGDVGVNGAVEINFGTNGWVNDGAGIRLRLDDVAVPSANLDAILTGGAYVNIHSSDNGGGEIRGQIVFPSPMGSGGGIFNDQGEVTATNSVISSNVASRAGGGIENNDGVVALTNVSLDNNTAGPTGIASPGNGGGLHTSGPGSVTIIDSSVSGNISALEGGGLWNSATGTMTIERSTIAANTSIDGGGVFNLGDTGSTSITNSTIAANTATGLGGGIAIQDGTVNLTSVTIAANTAAIGGGIGVANGTVTSINSIIGTNTATTGPDISGSITSNGNNIVGDTTDATIVNSASSDLLDTDPVIGTLADNSGPTQTIELLAGSPAIDAGVLAGLDVDQRGQARPQGSEADIGAFEGTGTVSTDDAIFSIAATTADQDEGDTGVTAFTFTVTRSVNTVGASSVDFAVEGTGTSPADATDFENMELTTGTLDFADGETTMTITVNVVGDTATEADDTFNVVLSNPSVGSQVDTTATSALATIRNDDLASGPTLEIAAETSDQDEGDADATSFTFTVTRANSTTGTTTVDFAVVGSGTTPAAADDFTGGVLPTGTVTFADGETTQTITIDVAGDTTVELDETFTVTLSNPSTDAVVTIASADGSITNDDVPLGATLAIAATTADQDEGDATSTSFTFTVTRADSTTGTTTVDFAVTGSGTDPASEDDFVGAAFPTGTVTFADGETLQTITIDVAADVVEEMDETFTVTLSNPSTDAVITDATATGSIRNDDIAPSPTLTIAADSADQDEGDLSATSFSFIVTRSDYTTGTTTVDYAVTGTGTDPADAQDFFGGTLPTGTVTFADGEATQVILIDVAGDAVVEMDETFTIALSNPSAGATITTAIETGIIRNDDVAPSATLTIATDAADQDEGDAGDTSFTFTVTRADSTTGTTTVDYAISGSGTSPADADDFTGATLPSGTVTFADGETTQTITIDVAGDAIFEMDETFTVTLSNPSSDATITTATADAVILNDDAAPDATLAIAANNDSQLEGDAGATSFTFTVTRAVNVTGSTTVEYAVTSAGTNPVSDDDFAGGSLPIGTVTFADGETTQMITVNVAGDSTVETDEAFLITLLNPSTGSTIITPSASATILNDDVSEGSTIRIAAESADIDEGDSDSTSFTFTLTRGADTAEVTTVDYVVVGNGTSPATADDFLGGSFPSGTVTFAAGETTQTITIDVTGDTTIEPDEGFLVRLSNSSSNTTLITDAAFGTILNDDMVLVPSLAISADNASQDEGNSESTSFTFTVTRSVLTDGITTVDYTVSGDGSDPTDEADFAGNEFPSGTITFADGETTQSITIDIAGDTAIEMNERFAVTLSNPSGDAEIITASVSATILNDDDPPGATLSIASDADIQSEGNSGTTPFSFTVTRGSVTTGTTTVDYAVTGNGSDPASAEDFVGGVLPSGTVMFADGETTQTITINVAGDLELEVDESFVVTLSNASGDALITTDSAATIIGNDDINLAIATDNADQNEGNSGITDFTFTVTRSGSITGVTTVAYGVDLAGTDVVSSDDFADNAIPNGIVTFAAGESTKTITIGIVGDTTFEPDEEFVVRLNSPSDNASITTDTASAVVRNDDEAATVTLAIAADSDNQDEGNEGVTPFTFTVTRGLSTAGVTTVDYVVAGSGITPADADDFEGGVLPSGTITFAAGETTQTITVNVTGDTTIEPDETFTVTLTNPPSDTDLTTSEATSRIRNDDVDAGLTLAIAGDNADQDEGDVDSTAFTFIVTLSTPSTGTTTVDYAVTGSGSNPADSNDFADTILPSGTVTFADGETTQTITVNVTGDTSIEMDEVFTLTLSNPSSGTSISTATAEGTIRNDDVPPGATVAIAADDADNDEGDADTTAFTFVVTRGAQTTGTTSVDYTVSASGTNAASSDDFVDGVFATGTVTFADGETTQAISVEVLGDTVVENDETFTVTLSNPSGDTIIIAASADGIIRNDDVIVTPNPTLSVAASNAQQDEGDSGTTSFTFTVTRADATTGTTTVDYIVTGSGTSPANADDFLDAEFPSGTVTFADGETSQTITISVAGDTTIEADEGFTVTLSNPSSEATIVTDTATGLIVNDDEDVVALATLAITSLQADRAEGDAGQTDFTFTVTRSGNLNVAASAEVSVSGAGANPTDADDFGGTFPVTTVQFAAGETSQIVTITASGDNDVEADERFSVTLSNPSEGATITTAAAEGVIRDDDRPQRETRIMVPSLVARAHIIPGDSLPTAIIFQALTDTIVTVTPIDFATAGETIRILDGDVQPISEMINGIATATVNAGGLYAIVFEPQSTDRIYSVQSSNGYEALSHFPGTNILQPTDTTADGQTTARDALVIINSIARQSSGEGEQVASQASMFLDVNRDSNISALDALLVVNHLARQSTSVDSFSQFPVPEGEIASIGSVSQADPASVDALINSGDVGGVASFDNDDSLPSYPASTALAGDSTDVAINEMDFGADQEISDADVSLLSAVN, from the coding sequence ATGTTCGCAAGGCAACCAGTCAGTATGGGCAAACCGCATCGAAACTCGACCGCCGTTGGAACTCGCAACCGTCTGCGTTCCAAATTCCGAAGTCTTCTAGGCGAGCGTTTGGAAGACCGCCGCGTGCTCGCAAGCTACGTGGTTGATACCGCCGAAGATGTGGTCGCGGATGATGGAATGATCAGCCTTCGAGAAGCATTGCAGGCATCCAATACCAATGCGGTGGTGAATGCGGATACGATCGCTGGTGAAGCTGGCCCCGACATAGTCGACACCATTACGTTCGCGAGCGGCTTATCTCAGATCACGTTGTCGAGCCAGTTGACGATTAGTGATGCCGTCGCAATTTCGCTGGGCGATGCGACAGACGTGACCATTTCGGGGAATTTTGCATCGCGAATTTTTTCGATCGACATCGGAACGATTTTTACGATTCCTAATGAAGTAAGCATCGATGGCTTAACTTTGATCGAAGGGGTTGCTGACATCGGCGGTGCAATTCTGGTGAACCGACTCCAGGAACTCACGCTTAACGACGTGACCATCCAAACGAGTGAAGCCACCGGGAATGAGTCAACCGAAGGTGGCGGTGCGTTGTTTAACGATGGTGGCATAGTCACGATCACAAACTCTACTTTCGAAGACAACGTCGCATCGGGAACATCAGGTAGCGGCGGTGCTATCTTTAATGCGGAGATTGGAACTCTATCAGTCACTGATTCGATCATCCGCAACAATGTTGCCAATCGGGCAGGTGGAAGAATCGAAGACAACTCGGGATCAGGATTTGGGACAACGCTTGATGGGGTCACGCTTTCCGGAAACATGGCAGGTCCCGCCGGGTTTGCTGCACCCGGCAATGGGGGAGGTCTGCATGTGACCGGCACCGCCGACGTAGAAGTTATCGGCAGCACCATCGACGCAAACTTTGCCGCATCCGAAGGCGGCGGCCTGTGGAACGACAGCGGCACGATGACTATTTCTACCGACTCGGTGATCACCAATAACATTGCCGCTGGGATGGGTGCCGACCAAGGAGGCGGTGGTGTGTTCAACGCAGGCGGGATCATCGACATCTTTGACACGATGGTTACGAACAATGTGGCAGCCGGCGCTGCCGCGTTTTCCCTTTCAGGCGATCAAGAAAATCCGGCGGTCATCACGGATGCCTTTGGCGACGCCTTGCTAATTTATGACGCAGAAGCACAAACACTTCGTGTCGATATTTACGTCGAAGGGATCGAGCTGACCGATGACACCGCGCTGCCGGAATTGTCGGGTGCCCACATTCATATCGGCGACGTTGGAGTCAACGGAGCCGTTGAGATCAACTTTGGCACCAACGGTTGGGTCAACGACGGTGCAGGTATCCGTTTGCGATTAGATGATGTTGCTGTTCCCAGCGCCAACCTTGATGCGATACTAACCGGTGGTGCCTATGTAAATATCCACAGCAGCGACAATGGTGGCGGCGAGATCCGAGGTCAAATCGTTTTCCCAAGCCCCATGGGAAGCGGCGGAGGAATCTTCAACGATCAAGGTGAAGTCACAGCAACAAACTCAGTGATTTCGTCGAATGTCGCTAGTCGAGCCGGCGGAGGAATTGAGAACAACGATGGAGTAGTCGCCCTGACCAATGTCTCGCTCGACAACAACACAGCAGGACCGACTGGAATCGCCAGCCCAGGAAACGGTGGTGGCCTGCACACCAGTGGCCCCGGTTCAGTGACGATCATCGATAGCTCGGTCTCCGGCAATATATCAGCACTTGAAGGCGGTGGTCTTTGGAACAGCGCCACGGGAACCATGACAATTGAGCGATCAACGATTGCCGCCAACACGTCCATCGACGGGGGTGGTGTGTTTAATCTTGGCGATACGGGCAGTACGTCGATCACGAACTCAACCATTGCCGCAAATACAGCTACGGGATTGGGCGGAGGCATCGCGATCCAAGATGGAACCGTCAACCTGACCAGCGTGACCATCGCAGCCAACACGGCGGCAATCGGCGGTGGTATCGGAGTCGCGAATGGAACCGTCACCTCCATCAACTCGATCATCGGGACCAATACCGCTACGACTGGCCCAGATATTTCAGGTTCAATCACAAGCAACGGCAACAATATTGTCGGGGACACTACTGATGCGACGATTGTGAATTCCGCGTCGTCGGACCTTCTTGACACCGATCCAGTGATTGGCACCCTTGCTGACAATAGCGGACCGACTCAGACGATTGAGTTACTCGCGGGTAGTCCTGCGATTGACGCGGGCGTTTTGGCGGGCCTGGACGTCGACCAACGCGGGCAAGCCAGACCGCAAGGCAGCGAAGCTGACATTGGTGCGTTTGAAGGAACGGGAACCGTTTCCACCGACGACGCCATTTTTTCAATCGCCGCAACGACCGCCGATCAAGACGAGGGTGATACCGGCGTCACCGCATTCACGTTCACGGTCACTCGCAGCGTCAACACCGTTGGGGCTAGTTCCGTTGACTTCGCTGTGGAGGGAACCGGTACGAGTCCGGCCGACGCCACGGATTTTGAAAACATGGAACTGACCACCGGCACGCTTGATTTTGCAGATGGCGAGACGACGATGACGATTACCGTTAACGTGGTCGGCGACACCGCTACTGAAGCAGACGACACGTTCAATGTTGTGTTGAGCAATCCATCGGTGGGTTCGCAAGTCGACACAACCGCCACATCGGCCTTGGCCACCATCCGGAATGATGACCTCGCAAGCGGTCCTACGTTGGAAATTGCCGCTGAGACTTCTGATCAAGACGAGGGCGATGCGGACGCAACTTCATTCACCTTCACTGTCACGCGAGCCAATTCCACAACGGGAACAACCACGGTCGACTTCGCGGTAGTTGGAAGTGGAACAACCCCCGCTGCCGCTGACGATTTTACCGGAGGCGTTTTACCAACCGGAACGGTGACGTTTGCCGATGGCGAAACAACTCAAACAATTACGATCGACGTCGCAGGCGATACGACTGTCGAATTGGATGAAACGTTCACCGTCACCTTGAGTAATCCGTCTACCGATGCGGTGGTCACGATTGCATCTGCCGACGGCTCGATTACCAACGATGATGTTCCTTTAGGTGCAACGCTTGCGATCGCCGCGACGACCGCAGACCAAGATGAGGGAGACGCTACGTCGACATCGTTCACGTTCACGGTAACGCGAGCCGATTCGACGACGGGGACCACAACCGTTGATTTTGCGGTCACGGGAAGCGGAACCGACCCGGCCAGCGAAGATGATTTCGTCGGCGCTGCATTCCCGACCGGGACGGTGACATTCGCTGATGGTGAAACGCTGCAAACCATTACGATCGACGTGGCTGCCGATGTGGTAGAGGAAATGGATGAAACCTTTACCGTCACTCTTAGCAATCCGTCCACGGATGCTGTGATTACCGATGCGACGGCCACGGGGTCGATACGAAACGACGATATTGCACCAAGCCCTACGCTTACCATCGCGGCTGATTCAGCCGATCAAGACGAAGGTGATTTAAGTGCTACGTCATTTTCCTTTATTGTCACGCGATCAGACTACACCACGGGCACCACTACTGTCGACTATGCCGTCACCGGGACTGGCACAGACCCTGCCGACGCCCAGGACTTCTTCGGCGGCACATTGCCGACGGGGACGGTAACCTTTGCCGATGGCGAAGCGACTCAGGTTATCCTGATCGACGTCGCGGGAGACGCCGTTGTGGAAATGGATGAAACCTTTACGATCGCGCTCAGCAACCCTTCTGCTGGCGCAACCATTACCACCGCGATCGAAACCGGCATCATCCGCAATGACGATGTCGCTCCGTCAGCCACGCTGACCATCGCGACTGACGCAGCCGATCAAGATGAAGGCGATGCTGGTGACACGTCCTTTACCTTCACGGTTACTCGAGCAGATTCGACAACCGGCACCACCACGGTCGACTATGCAATCAGTGGAAGTGGAACATCACCAGCCGATGCCGACGATTTTACCGGGGCGACATTGCCTTCCGGTACGGTGACGTTCGCAGACGGTGAAACGACCCAAACGATAACAATCGACGTCGCGGGTGACGCAATTTTCGAGATGGATGAAACTTTCACCGTCACGTTGAGCAACCCTTCGTCGGATGCCACGATTACAACCGCCACTGCGGACGCGGTGATCCTAAATGACGACGCCGCCCCCGACGCAACGCTTGCCATTGCCGCCAACAATGACAGTCAGTTGGAAGGGGACGCCGGTGCAACGTCGTTCACATTCACCGTCACCCGAGCAGTCAACGTTACCGGAAGCACAACGGTCGAGTATGCCGTGACCAGTGCGGGAACGAATCCGGTCAGCGATGACGACTTCGCCGGCGGTTCACTGCCGATTGGGACCGTGACGTTTGCAGATGGCGAAACGACACAAATGATCACTGTTAACGTAGCTGGCGACTCTACTGTCGAGACGGATGAAGCCTTCTTGATCACATTGCTTAACCCGTCCACCGGGTCGACCATCATTACGCCGTCCGCGTCCGCGACGATTTTGAATGATGATGTATCCGAAGGCTCTACGATTAGGATCGCTGCGGAAAGTGCTGACATCGATGAAGGTGATTCAGACAGTACATCGTTCACATTTACACTCACGCGAGGCGCCGACACGGCCGAAGTAACGACGGTTGACTATGTCGTCGTCGGCAACGGCACTTCGCCCGCAACGGCTGATGACTTTCTAGGCGGTTCCTTCCCGTCGGGAACCGTCACGTTTGCCGCTGGCGAAACGACGCAAACGATCACGATTGACGTTACCGGTGACACCACCATTGAACCGGACGAAGGTTTCTTGGTTCGATTGAGTAATTCGTCCTCGAACACAACGTTGATCACGGATGCCGCGTTCGGCACGATTCTTAACGATGATATGGTACTAGTCCCGTCGCTTGCCATCAGCGCGGATAACGCAAGTCAAGACGAAGGCAACTCGGAATCGACTTCCTTTACGTTTACGGTCACGCGATCAGTGTTGACCGATGGAATCACAACCGTTGACTACACCGTTAGCGGCGACGGAAGCGACCCCACTGATGAAGCAGATTTCGCGGGCAATGAGTTCCCCAGCGGAACCATTACGTTCGCCGACGGTGAAACCACGCAGTCCATCACGATTGACATTGCCGGTGACACTGCAATTGAAATGAATGAGCGATTTGCAGTCACCCTAAGTAATCCATCGGGTGACGCAGAGATTATTACAGCATCGGTTAGTGCAACGATACTCAACGACGACGATCCACCCGGTGCTACGCTTTCAATCGCGTCGGACGCCGACATTCAAAGCGAAGGAAATTCGGGGACCACTCCATTTTCTTTCACCGTGACTCGAGGTTCTGTGACCACGGGAACAACTACGGTGGATTATGCCGTCACCGGAAACGGTTCTGACCCAGCCAGCGCTGAAGATTTTGTTGGCGGTGTATTGCCAAGTGGCACTGTCATGTTCGCCGATGGCGAGACGACACAAACCATCACGATTAACGTCGCCGGGGATTTGGAACTTGAAGTCGACGAATCGTTCGTCGTGACCCTTAGCAATGCCTCTGGTGATGCGTTAATCACGACCGATTCTGCTGCGACAATCATCGGCAATGACGATATCAACCTCGCCATCGCGACCGACAACGCAGATCAGAACGAAGGCAATTCCGGCATCACCGACTTTACATTTACCGTCACTCGTTCCGGCTCGATCACGGGCGTCACGACGGTGGCGTACGGAGTCGACCTCGCCGGGACCGATGTCGTAAGTTCTGACGATTTCGCCGACAATGCTATACCCAACGGGATCGTCACGTTCGCAGCGGGCGAGTCAACCAAGACGATCACTATCGGAATCGTTGGCGATACGACATTTGAACCAGACGAAGAGTTTGTAGTTCGGCTCAACAGTCCATCGGACAATGCCAGCATCACGACCGATACGGCGTCCGCAGTGGTTCGCAATGATGACGAAGCAGCCACGGTAACGTTAGCCATTGCAGCCGACAGCGACAACCAAGACGAGGGGAACGAAGGCGTGACCCCGTTCACGTTCACCGTCACTCGCGGATTGTCGACCGCTGGCGTCACAACGGTTGACTACGTTGTCGCCGGAAGCGGCATCACACCCGCTGATGCCGACGATTTCGAAGGTGGCGTCCTGCCATCAGGAACGATCACGTTTGCTGCGGGAGAAACCACTCAGACGATTACCGTCAATGTGACTGGCGACACGACTATTGAACCCGATGAAACCTTCACGGTGACGTTAACTAATCCACCCAGCGACACCGACCTGACGACCAGCGAAGCTACCAGCAGAATTCGCAACGATGATGTCGATGCGGGGCTAACTTTGGCGATCGCTGGTGACAATGCCGACCAAGATGAGGGAGACGTTGACTCGACTGCGTTCACGTTTATCGTCACTCTGTCCACACCGTCGACCGGCACCACAACCGTTGACTACGCCGTCACGGGAAGCGGCTCAAACCCCGCTGATTCGAACGATTTTGCTGACACCATTTTGCCCAGCGGGACGGTGACCTTCGCCGATGGTGAAACGACTCAAACGATTACGGTGAATGTCACCGGCGACACATCGATTGAGATGGACGAAGTTTTCACGCTCACGCTAAGCAATCCTTCCTCCGGCACGTCGATTTCAACCGCAACAGCCGAGGGGACCATCCGAAACGATGATGTTCCTCCTGGTGCAACTGTCGCCATCGCGGCGGACGATGCGGATAACGATGAAGGTGACGCCGACACCACCGCGTTTACTTTTGTGGTCACCCGAGGGGCTCAGACAACGGGAACCACATCGGTCGACTACACCGTTTCGGCCAGCGGAACCAATGCGGCCAGCAGCGATGATTTTGTTGATGGCGTTTTCGCGACCGGTACCGTCACCTTTGCTGATGGCGAAACCACACAAGCGATTTCGGTGGAAGTGTTGGGCGACACGGTTGTCGAAAACGACGAAACGTTTACCGTCACGCTAAGCAATCCCTCGGGCGACACGATCATTATCGCTGCTTCCGCAGACGGCATCATTCGCAACGACGATGTAATCGTGACGCCCAATCCAACCTTGTCGGTGGCCGCGTCCAATGCACAACAAGACGAAGGAGATTCGGGCACCACTTCGTTTACTTTTACGGTAACGCGAGCTGATGCAACGACGGGAACGACCACCGTTGACTACATCGTCACCGGTAGCGGCACTTCACCCGCTAACGCTGACGATTTCCTTGACGCTGAATTCCCCAGTGGCACCGTTACATTCGCCGATGGCGAGACGTCTCAGACGATCACGATTTCGGTAGCTGGCGACACCACGATCGAAGCCGACGAAGGATTCACCGTAACGCTAAGCAACCCTTCCTCGGAAGCGACCATTGTCACCGATACGGCAACCGGCTTAATTGTGAACGACGATGAAGATGTGGTCGCACTCGCTACGCTGGCAATCACATCGCTTCAAGCAGACCGCGCCGAGGGTGATGCCGGCCAGACTGACTTTACCTTCACGGTGACTCGAAGCGGAAACCTAAACGTCGCGGCATCGGCCGAAGTGTCAGTGAGCGGTGCGGGTGCGAACCCAACTGATGCCGACGACTTTGGCGGAACGTTTCCGGTGACGACGGTTCAGTTTGCCGCGGGCGAAACCAGCCAAATCGTGACCATCACGGCGAGCGGCGACAATGACGTCGAAGCTGACGAACGATTTTCGGTGACGCTTTCCAATCCCAGCGAGGGTGCGACCATCACGACCGCTGCCGCCGAAGGTGTCATTCGCGACGACGACCGTCCGCAGCGGGAAACCCGAATCATGGTTCCGTCTTTGGTTGCCCGGGCACATATCATTCCCGGCGACAGTCTCCCGACCGCAATTATCTTCCAAGCGTTGACCGACACCATCGTGACGGTGACGCCGATTGATTTTGCTACCGCGGGCGAAACCATTCGAATACTAGATGGCGATGTACAACCCATCAGCGAAATGATCAATGGCATCGCCACGGCTACCGTGAACGCGGGCGGCCTTTATGCGATCGTGTTTGAGCCTCAATCCACTGATCGCATCTATTCGGTGCAATCGTCAAACGGCTATGAAGCACTTTCGCACTTCCCCGGGACAAACATCCTGCAACCGACTGACACCACGGCGGATGGTCAGACCACCGCACGCGATGCGTTGGTCATCATCAATTCCATTGCCCGCCAATCCAGTGGCGAGGGCGAGCAAGTTGCCAGCCAAGCAAGCATGTTCTTAGACGTCAATCGCGATTCAAACATCAGTGCGCTGGATGCATTGCTTGTCGTCAATCATTTGGCTCGCCAATCAACTTCAGTGGATTCGTTTAGTCAGTTCCCCGTTCCCGAAGGTGAGATTGCATCCATCGGTTCCGTGTCGCAGGCTGACCCCGCGTCGGTCGATGCGTTGATCAACAGCGGCGACGTTGGTGGTGTCGCGAGTTTCGACAACGATGATTCTCTGCCATCGTATCCCGCTTCGACTGCGTTGGCCGGTGATTCAACGGACGTGGCGATCAACGAAATGGACTTTGGGGCGGACCAAGAAATCAGCGATGCCGACGTCTCCTTGTTGTCGGCCGTCAATTAG
- a CDS encoding alpha-E domain-containing protein yields MLSRVAESIYWMSRQIERAENLARFLEVTHNLILDQPENLLNPWKPLVQVTADNEAFDERFKEANADTVTQFLAFDDTYVNSMLSSLRQARENARGVRESLSSEAFEQINDFYRFVRDASNQASLESPNDFFDAVRRIAIQWTGVLDSTMPRDMGWHFANVGRLLERADKTSRILDVKYFNILPQVDDVGTAIDDLQWSALLSAISGVEAYRRQHHLISIEHVVEFFLFNHRFPRSITFCLFGMCESLAEIQGFSNSDSEHTTLPLAKALHDRLVSTDVQQVLSTGMHQFIDSLQTELNQIGAAMNHDYFHSAVPS; encoded by the coding sequence ATGCTCTCCCGCGTAGCTGAATCAATTTATTGGATGAGCCGGCAAATCGAACGTGCCGAGAACTTGGCACGGTTTCTCGAAGTTACTCACAACTTGATCCTCGATCAGCCTGAAAATCTGCTCAATCCTTGGAAGCCCTTAGTCCAAGTCACCGCCGACAACGAAGCGTTTGACGAGCGTTTTAAAGAAGCGAACGCTGATACGGTGACCCAGTTCTTGGCCTTTGATGACACTTACGTGAATTCAATGTTGTCATCGCTTCGCCAAGCGAGAGAAAACGCCAGGGGTGTTCGCGAGTCGCTTTCGTCCGAAGCGTTTGAACAGATCAATGACTTTTACCGGTTTGTGCGTGATGCATCGAACCAAGCGTCCTTAGAATCGCCCAACGATTTCTTCGATGCCGTTCGACGAATCGCGATCCAATGGACCGGCGTTCTCGATAGCACTATGCCTCGCGACATGGGATGGCACTTCGCAAACGTCGGACGACTGCTCGAGCGAGCCGACAAGACGTCACGCATTTTGGATGTGAAGTATTTCAACATCCTTCCGCAGGTGGATGATGTGGGCACTGCAATAGACGATTTGCAGTGGTCGGCGCTTCTGTCCGCGATAAGTGGTGTCGAAGCCTACCGTCGCCAACATCACTTGATTAGCATCGAACACGTGGTTGAGTTCTTTCTATTCAATCATCGTTTTCCACGCTCGATCACATTTTGCTTGTTTGGAATGTGTGAATCACTCGCGGAGATCCAAGGTTTTTCGAACTCAGATTCTGAACATACAACCTTGCCGCTTGCGAAAGCGCTGCACGATCGGCTCGTCAGCACGGACGTCCAACAAGTCCTCTCGACAGGCATGCACCAATTCATCGATTCATTGCAAACTGAACTAAACCAAATTGGTGCAGCGATGAATCATGATTACTTTCATTCAGCTGTTCCTTCATGA